One part of the Chrysemys picta bellii isolate R12L10 chromosome 14, ASM1138683v2, whole genome shotgun sequence genome encodes these proteins:
- the ESRP2 gene encoding epithelial splicing regulatory protein 2 isoform X9 — protein MAEYIGLETDETEEDFGVWQVKTMVAIIFSMLSETCITDCRFTDPETVKYKYETGPCSKSEAVDSETVIRARGLPWQSSDQDIARFFKGLNIAKGGVALCLNAQGRRNGEALVRFVNPEQRDLALERHKHHMGSRYIEVYKATGEEFLKIAGGTSNEVAQFLSKENQVIIRMRGLPFTATLEDVLGFLGPECPVTGGKEGLLFVKYPDGRPTGDAFVLFSCEEYAQNALKKHKEILGKRYIELFRSTAAEVQQVLNRYLSTPLIPTLPTPIIPVIPPPYTIAAGSIRDCVRLRGLPYTAGIDDILEFMGDATADIKPHGVHMVLNQQGRPSGDAFIQMKSSDRAFLVAQKCHKKMMKDRYVEVFQCSGEEMNFVLMGGTLNRSGLSPPPCKLPCLSPPAYAAFQTAAAVIPAEAALYQPQALLSTTRTPQASAAAPPTVTYYPAQAAQLYMNYTAYYPSPPVSPTTVGYIAAPPAAVAAAASATHTPMLPQPGALVRMQGLPYNTGMKEILSFFQGYQLHTDSILVLYNFSGQPSGEALVTFPSLDLAKKAVAEKNGRLLGSRYIELYLV, from the exons ATGGCAGAGT ATATAGGCTTAGAGACAGATGAAACAGAGGAGGACTTTGGTGTATGGCAAGTGAAAACCATGGTGGCTATTATTTTCAGCATGCTTTCTGAAACCTGCA TTACAGATTGCAGATTTACTGACCCTGAAACTGTGAAATACAAGTATGAAACAGGTCCCTG TAGTAAATCTGAAGCAGTAGACAGTGAAACAGTAATACGTGCTAGAGGTTTGCCCTGGCAGTCTTCAGATCAAGATATTGCCCGTTTTTTCAAAGGACTCAATATTGCCAA AGGCGGTGTTGCCCTTTGCCTGAATGCTCAAGGAAGGCGAAATGGGGAAGCCCTAGTGCGATTTGTCAACCCGGAACAGAGAGATTTGGCATTGGAAAGACATAAGCATCACATGGGTAGCAGATACATTGAG GTTTACAAAGCAACAGGAGAAGAATTTTTAAAGATTGCTGGAG gcacCTCCAATGAAGTAGCCCAATTCTTGTCCAAGGAGAATCAAGTCATCATCCGGATGAGGGGCCTTCCTTTCACAGCCACTCTGGAGGATGTCTTGGGGTTCTTGGGACCTGAGTGTCCAGTCACAGGAGGGAAAGAGGGACTTCTCTTTGTCAAGTACCCAGATGGCAGACCCACGGGAGATGCATTTGTGTTGTTTTCCTGTGAAGAATATGCACAGAATGCACTTAAAAAGCACAAGGAGATCCTTGGAAAACGTTACATTGAACTCTTCAGGAGCACAGCAGCAGAAGTCCAGCAG GTGCTTAACAGATACTTGTCAACACCTCTCATCCCCACTCTTCCAACTCCCATCATTCCGGTCATCCCCCCGCCTTACACCATTGCTGCTGGCAGCATCCGTGACTGTGTCCGGCTCCGAGGCCTTCCTTACACAGCTGGCATTGATGACATCCTGGAATTCATGGGAGACGCGACAGCAGATATCAAACCACATGGAGTCCACATGGTCCTTAATCAACAG GGACGACCATCAGGGGATGCTTTTATCCAAATGAAATCTTCTGATAGAGCCTTTTTGGTGGCCCAGAAGTGTCACAAGAAAATGATGAAGGACCGCTACGTGGAAGTGTTCCAGTGTTCAGGAGAGGAGATGAACTTTGTTTTAATGGGTGGCACTTTAAATCGTAGTGGCTTATCCCCACCGCCATGTAAGTTACCAT gtCTTTCTCCACCAGCGTATGCTGCTTTCCAAACAGCCGCAGCAGTGATCCCAGCAGAAGCAGCACTTTACCAGCCACAAGCCCTGTTGTCAACAACCAGGACTCCCCAGgcttctgctgctgcccctccaaCTGTTACCTACTACCCGGCCCAGGCTGCTCAGCTTTATATGAACTACACCGCTTACTATCCCAG TCCTCCGGTATCGCCTACCACGGTGGGGTACATTGCAGCTCCTCCTGCCGCTGTAGCAGCTGCTGCCTCAGCCACACACACTCCAatgctgccccagcctggagctttAGTTCGTATGCAGGGCTTGCCTTATAACACAGGAATGAAGGAAATTCTCAGTTTCTTCCAGGGATACCAG